Proteins from a genomic interval of Prevotella sp. E13-27:
- a CDS encoding DUF4876 domain-containing protein yields the protein MKRLLINIMTISLLLTACDTSYEEKMELYQLKVVLADKAHPEKSFQGATLELRGIGRDAIFTDTADAKGEVTFSVPSGIYEATSQHITRIKNGINNVEISNGTSGQIVVGREKATSIVLNMVSAKVSQLVIKELYNGGITKDNGQAFQSDKCFILYNNSNTVATYDNLCVGIISPYNSHAGNKWYDNDGKLIYESEGYLPALDGIWFFPQDLTLQPYSQVVVNCHGAIDNTQTYPQSVNYANSDYYCMYDPETGYVNSMYYPTPSSVIPASHYLKAAKIGISNAWALSVMSPALVIFQVKGTTPREFATNVSNLTYTPKAKQDDINKVLKIPVEWVLDGIEVFMTTAKNANQKRLTSQVDAGSVGLTNQHGHTLYRNVDKEATEQLPENAGKLVYNYQLGVEPTTDPSGIDAEASAKNGAHIIYMDTNNSTTDFHERLKCSLRE from the coding sequence ATGAAGAGACTGCTTATAAACATAATGACGATAAGCCTTCTGCTCACGGCATGCGACACGAGCTACGAAGAGAAGATGGAGCTCTACCAGCTGAAGGTGGTTCTCGCAGACAAGGCACACCCTGAGAAATCGTTCCAAGGGGCTACGCTTGAGTTGAGAGGCATAGGGCGCGACGCCATCTTCACCGACACCGCCGACGCCAAGGGAGAAGTGACATTCAGCGTGCCATCAGGCATCTATGAGGCCACATCGCAGCACATCACCAGAATTAAAAACGGAATAAACAATGTGGAGATAAGCAACGGCACATCGGGACAGATAGTCGTGGGAAGAGAAAAAGCCACAAGCATAGTGCTGAACATGGTGAGCGCCAAGGTGAGCCAGCTGGTGATAAAAGAACTCTACAACGGAGGAATAACAAAGGACAACGGACAGGCCTTCCAGAGCGACAAGTGCTTCATACTCTACAATAACTCAAACACAGTAGCTACCTACGACAATCTATGCGTAGGAATAATATCGCCATACAACAGCCATGCTGGCAACAAGTGGTATGACAACGACGGAAAGCTCATCTACGAGAGTGAAGGCTATCTGCCTGCACTCGACGGAATATGGTTCTTCCCGCAGGACTTGACGCTACAGCCCTACAGTCAGGTGGTGGTGAACTGTCATGGGGCTATAGACAACACGCAGACCTATCCGCAGTCGGTGAACTATGCCAACAGCGACTACTACTGCATGTACGACCCCGAGACAGGCTACGTGAACTCAATGTACTACCCCACACCATCGAGCGTCATTCCAGCCTCACACTACCTGAAGGCGGCAAAGATAGGCATATCAAACGCATGGGCGCTGAGCGTCATGTCACCAGCACTCGTGATCTTCCAGGTGAAGGGCACAACGCCACGCGAGTTTGCCACCAACGTGAGCAACCTCACCTACACCCCAAAGGCAAAGCAGGACGATATAAACAAGGTGCTGAAAATACCTGTGGAATGGGTGCTCGACGGCATAGAGGTGTTCATGACAACAGCCAAGAATGCCAACCAGAAACGACTCACCTCGCAGGTTGACGCAGGCTCGGTAGGACTGACAAACCAGCATGGTCACACGCTCTATCGCAACGTGGACAAGGAGGCTACAGAACAGCTGCCTGAGAACGCAGGAAAGCTCGTCTATAACTATCAGCTGGGAGTAGAACCCACCACCGATCCAAGCGGCATTGACGCCGAAGCATCGGCAAAGAATGGTGCCCACATCATATATATGGATACAAACAATTCAACAACCGACTTCCACGAACGACTGAAATGCTCACTTCGAGAATAA
- a CDS encoding DUF6850 family outer membrane beta-barrel protein has protein sequence MLTSRIITILAGITLSISSLAQDSLLLRDYRFVKQSDPWLTSKNAAGLVRCDLLSPIAEAEVAYMNANGGLTNYDGAPTMSNTNAGIESIYRFSPRTVLSGGLSYEYFDGKEMGSSVFMPINTHRPFDIVEDSVTNLGKKHSDTYRLYGRFATDIWNGIAIGADINYTAANYAKYKDMRHQNKLVDMTLTAGIYAPLNSWCSVGANYVFRHNIESVRFGTYGKSDKVYKTLVDYANFTGMVEQFGNDGYTDKSREMPLVDDRHGLGIQLSLRPTKQTLLFGEFGYAHRKGYYGSHSPFTITYTDHHGDLFEYRAQLNHTTGSTRHIGDFYMNVENLVNEANTYRETKNTSGATSYEYFTPVKTANKMWMDYGLSYTLLSGIRHQLPTLSLQAGISRMKRKQTAYIYPFMRRQDISRTQLFANATYNLICSRGVWTLSLDGSLAKGKGNAFDDELFATPSSKQTPPPSMNEWLYQEYEYLTAAQYRLGAGVKYAFVFPGTRMKTHARLDMHHAKANETYTNNNGHDRTEAVVAIGCTF, from the coding sequence ATGCTCACTTCGAGAATAATCACCATATTGGCAGGCATAACGCTGAGCATCAGTAGCTTAGCACAAGACTCGCTACTACTTCGCGACTATAGGTTCGTGAAGCAGTCGGACCCGTGGCTCACGTCGAAGAATGCTGCGGGCCTCGTCAGATGTGACCTGTTGTCGCCAATCGCCGAAGCAGAGGTAGCCTACATGAACGCTAACGGCGGTCTGACCAACTACGACGGAGCGCCAACGATGTCGAACACCAATGCCGGCATAGAGTCAATATATCGTTTCTCTCCACGAACCGTGCTCTCAGGCGGACTGTCGTACGAGTATTTTGATGGAAAGGAGATGGGCAGCTCGGTGTTCATGCCTATAAACACCCACAGGCCCTTTGACATAGTAGAAGACTCGGTGACCAATCTCGGAAAGAAGCATAGCGACACATACAGGCTCTACGGACGCTTCGCCACAGACATCTGGAACGGAATTGCCATAGGCGCAGACATCAACTATACAGCAGCCAACTATGCGAAATACAAGGACATGCGCCATCAGAACAAGCTGGTGGACATGACGCTTACGGCAGGCATCTACGCTCCGCTTAACAGCTGGTGCAGCGTTGGAGCCAACTATGTGTTCCGCCACAACATAGAGAGCGTGAGGTTTGGAACCTACGGAAAGAGCGACAAGGTATATAAGACGCTCGTGGACTATGCCAACTTCACAGGAATGGTGGAACAGTTTGGCAACGACGGCTATACTGACAAGAGCCGCGAAATGCCACTCGTAGACGACAGACACGGACTGGGCATTCAGCTGTCGCTACGACCTACGAAGCAGACGTTGCTGTTCGGAGAGTTCGGATATGCCCACAGAAAAGGATACTACGGAAGCCATTCGCCATTCACGATAACCTATACAGACCATCATGGCGACTTGTTCGAATACAGGGCACAGCTCAACCACACAACAGGAAGCACGCGACACATAGGTGACTTCTACATGAATGTAGAGAACCTCGTGAACGAGGCTAACACCTATCGCGAGACAAAGAATACCTCTGGTGCTACAAGCTACGAGTATTTCACGCCAGTGAAGACTGCCAACAAAATGTGGATGGACTATGGACTCTCCTACACACTTCTCAGCGGCATTCGCCATCAGTTGCCTACGCTCTCGTTACAGGCAGGCATAAGCAGGATGAAACGCAAACAGACAGCCTATATATATCCCTTCATGCGCAGGCAGGACATAAGCCGCACGCAGCTGTTTGCTAACGCAACTTATAATCTCATCTGTTCACGAGGAGTGTGGACGCTAAGTTTAGATGGCTCGCTGGCCAAAGGCAAGGGCAACGCTTTCGACGATGAACTCTTCGCAACGCCAAGCAGCAAGCAGACACCTCCGCCAAGTATGAACGAATGGCTCTATCAGGAATATGAATATCTCACGGCAGCACAATACAGGCTGGGCGCTGGCGTGAAATATGCCTTCGTATTCCCTGGCACCCGAATGAAGACACATGCCCGCCTGGACATGCATCATGCCAAAGCCAACGAAACCTATACAAACAACAATGGCCACGACCGCACGGAAGCTGTCGTAGCCATTGGATGTACTTTCTAG